Proteins found in one Limnohabitans sp. TEGF004 genomic segment:
- the groL gene encoding chaperonin GroEL (60 kDa chaperone family; promotes refolding of misfolded polypeptides especially under stressful conditions; forms two stacked rings of heptamers to form a barrel-shaped 14mer; ends can be capped by GroES; misfolded proteins enter the barrel where they are refolded when GroES binds) yields MAAKDVIFGGEARARMVEGVNILANAVKVTLGPKGRNVVLERSFGAPTVTKDGVSVAKEIELKDKLQNMGAQMVKEVASKTSDNAGDGTTTATVLAQAIVREGMKYVAAGMNPMDLKRGIDKAVAALIEELKKATKATTTTKEIAQVGSISANSDHSIGEIIANAMEKVGKEGVITVEDGKSLNNELDVVEGMQFDRGYLSPYFINSPEKQAALLDNPFVLLFDKKISNIRDLLPTLEAVAKAGRPLLIIAEEVEGEALATLVVNTIRGILKVVAVKAPGFGDRRKAMLEDIAILTGGKVIAEEVGLTLEKVTLADLGQAKRIEVGKENTIIIDGAGAAADIEARVKQVRVQIEEATSDYDREKLQERVAKLAGGVAVIKVGAATEVEMKEKKARVEDALHATRAAVEEGIVAGGGVALLRARQTAGTIKGDNADQDAGIKLVLKAIEAPLREIVYNAGGEPSVVVNAVLAGTGNYGFNAANDTYGDMIEMGILDPTKVTRTALQNAASVASLMLTTECMVSEAPKDEAGGGMPDMGGMGGMGGMGGMGM; encoded by the coding sequence ATGGCAGCAAAAGACGTAATTTTCGGCGGCGAAGCCCGCGCACGCATGGTTGAAGGCGTGAACATTTTGGCCAACGCGGTCAAAGTGACTTTGGGCCCTAAGGGTCGTAACGTGGTTCTGGAGCGTTCTTTCGGCGCCCCTACCGTGACCAAAGACGGCGTGTCTGTGGCCAAAGAAATCGAACTCAAAGACAAGTTGCAAAACATGGGCGCTCAGATGGTCAAGGAAGTTGCTTCCAAGACTTCTGACAACGCTGGTGACGGCACTACAACCGCCACCGTGTTGGCTCAAGCCATCGTGCGCGAAGGCATGAAGTACGTTGCCGCCGGCATGAACCCCATGGACTTGAAGCGCGGTATCGACAAAGCTGTTGCAGCGTTGATCGAAGAGTTGAAGAAAGCCACCAAGGCCACCACAACCACCAAAGAAATCGCTCAAGTCGGTTCTATCTCTGCTAACAGCGACCACAGCATTGGCGAGATCATCGCTAACGCCATGGAAAAAGTGGGCAAAGAAGGCGTGATCACTGTGGAAGACGGCAAGTCTTTGAACAACGAACTCGACGTTGTGGAAGGCATGCAATTCGACCGCGGCTACCTGTCTCCTTACTTCATCAACAGCCCAGAAAAGCAAGCTGCTTTGTTGGACAACCCATTCGTGTTGTTGTTTGACAAGAAGATCAGCAACATCCGCGACTTGTTGCCTACATTGGAAGCCGTTGCAAAAGCTGGCCGTCCTTTGTTGATCATTGCTGAAGAAGTCGAAGGCGAAGCCTTGGCTACTTTGGTGGTCAACACCATCCGTGGCATCTTGAAGGTTGTGGCTGTCAAGGCTCCAGGCTTTGGCGATCGTCGCAAAGCCATGTTGGAAGACATCGCTATCTTGACCGGCGGCAAAGTGATTGCCGAAGAAGTTGGCTTGACACTCGAAAAAGTGACTCTGGCTGACCTCGGCCAAGCCAAGCGCATCGAAGTGGGCAAAGAAAACACCATCATCATCGACGGTGCTGGTGCAGCTGCTGACATCGAAGCCCGCGTCAAACAAGTGCGCGTGCAAATCGAAGAAGCCACATCTGACTACGACCGTGAAAAACTGCAAGAACGCGTGGCCAAGTTGGCTGGCGGTGTTGCCGTGATCAAGGTTGGCGCTGCCACCGAAGTCGAGATGAAAGAAAAGAAAGCCCGCGTCGAAGACGCCCTGCATGCCACTCGCGCTGCTGTGGAAGAAGGCATCGTGGCTGGTGGCGGCGTGGCATTGCTGCGTGCACGTCAAACAGCTGGCACCATCAAAGGTGACAACGCTGACCAAGACGCCGGTATCAAACTGGTGTTGAAAGCCATCGAAGCCCCATTGCGCGAAATCGTTTACAACGCAGGTGGCGAGCCATCCGTTGTGGTGAACGCAGTGTTGGCTGGTACAGGCAACTACGGCTTCAACGCTGCCAACGACACCTACGGTGACATGATCGAAATGGGCATCTTGGACCCAACCAAAGTGACCCGCACTGCATTGCAAAACGCAGCGTCAGTGGCTAGCTTGATGTTGACCACCGAGTGCATGGTTTCAGAAGCACCAAAAGACGAAGCCGGCGGCGGCATGCCTGATATGGGTGGCATGGGCGGCATGGGTGGTATGGGCGGCATGGGCATGTAA
- the groES gene encoding co-chaperone GroES: protein MKLRPLGDRVIVKRIDSETKTASGIVIPDSAAEKPDQGEVLAVGPGKTNDKGDVKALTVKVGDRVLFGKYSGQTVKVAGDELLVMKEEDLFAVVE from the coding sequence ATGAAACTTCGTCCTCTCGGCGACCGCGTGATCGTGAAACGTATCGACAGCGAAACAAAAACTGCCTCAGGCATCGTGATTCCTGACTCAGCTGCTGAAAAGCCAGATCAAGGTGAAGTCTTGGCCGTCGGCCCAGGCAAGACCAACGACAAAGGCGACGTCAAAGCTTTGACCGTCAAAGTCGGCGACCGCGTGTTGTTCGGCAAGTACAGCGGCCAAACCGTCAAGGTGGCTGGTGACGAACTGTTGGTGATGAAAGAAGAAGACCTCTTCGCCGTCGTCGAATAA
- a CDS encoding DUF2145 domain-containing protein encodes MKLFTRVGFSICLIFFCATAVFAQGFSSSSSAATEVAHFKPEQIVKFAKKVERTLGATGARVAIIARMGRPASELPEGMHFTHVALAVYSEITAANGEKMRGYAIHNLYQQDGQPDVSDLVQDYPVDFFAGVATLESGLIIPSPELQARLLNVISSPTYKQLHQRDYSVIANPYSLGRQNCTEFVLDVVNAAIYQTSDISVIKVNTKAYFVAQPVKVSPFKLMLGSMFSAEVSTADHLGQPVTATFERIADYLQKYDQGSMVKTIYPD; translated from the coding sequence ATGAAGTTATTTACACGTGTCGGATTTTCAATTTGCTTAATCTTCTTTTGTGCAACTGCTGTTTTTGCGCAAGGCTTTAGTTCAAGCAGCTCTGCTGCGACAGAAGTGGCGCATTTCAAGCCAGAGCAAATTGTCAAATTTGCTAAAAAAGTTGAGCGCACGCTTGGCGCTACGGGAGCTCGTGTTGCGATTATTGCGAGGATGGGGAGGCCTGCTTCAGAGCTGCCCGAGGGGATGCATTTCACACATGTTGCCTTGGCTGTTTATTCCGAAATTACAGCCGCCAATGGTGAAAAAATGCGTGGTTATGCTATTCACAATTTGTACCAGCAAGATGGCCAGCCTGATGTCAGTGATCTTGTTCAGGATTACCCGGTAGATTTTTTTGCTGGCGTTGCAACATTGGAGTCGGGTTTGATCATTCCATCACCTGAATTGCAGGCTAGGTTGCTCAATGTCATTTCTTCTCCGACGTATAAGCAGCTGCATCAACGTGACTATTCGGTTATCGCTAATCCATATAGCTTAGGCCGTCAAAACTGTACGGAGTTTGTTTTGGATGTGGTGAATGCAGCGATCTACCAAACCAGCGATATCTCTGTCATCAAGGTAAATACAAAAGCCTATTTTGTTGCCCAGCCTGTGAAGGTGAGTCCATTTAAGTTGATGCTCGGGTCTATGTTTAGTGCCGAGGTGTCAACGGCAGATCACTTGGGACAGCCTGTGACTGCAACGTTTGAGCGGATTGCTGATTACTTACAGAAATACGATCAAGGCTCGATGGTCAAAACAATTTATCCAGATTGA
- a CDS encoding outer membrane beta-barrel protein gives MKTISRVLVSLVLVATAGIASAQTAAKDFYVEGGLLGLKFKANNTVDTPKLARFIVGKEISANLAVEAMGAFTVEKADGLSANELGVFAKPKMLVAKDTNAFIRVGAARTGAGGSGSGHITRAAYGFGVETQLTKDVYGQIDYMHYAKSGDLNVRGFTVSVGTRF, from the coding sequence ATGAAAACGATCAGCCGCGTGTTGGTTTCTCTCGTCTTGGTGGCTACGGCCGGTATCGCTAGCGCTCAAACTGCAGCAAAAGACTTCTATGTTGAAGGTGGTTTGTTGGGTCTGAAATTTAAAGCTAACAATACGGTTGACACGCCAAAGTTGGCCCGTTTCATTGTTGGTAAAGAGATCAGCGCTAATTTGGCAGTTGAGGCCATGGGTGCGTTCACTGTTGAAAAAGCAGATGGCTTGTCTGCCAACGAGTTAGGTGTGTTTGCCAAACCTAAAATGCTGGTTGCCAAAGATACGAACGCATTTATTCGCGTTGGCGCTGCACGTACGGGTGCTGGCGGTTCAGGTAGCGGTCATATCACTCGTGCTGCATATGGCTTCGGTGTAGAAACACAATTGACCAAAGATGTTTACGGTCAAATCGACTACATGCACTACGCTAAAAGTGGTGATTTGAATGTGCGCGGTTTCACCGTTTCTGTCGGTACTCGCTTCTAA
- a CDS encoding lytic transglycosylase domain-containing protein: MAQAFKRGDRKRLSALLPQAKGHPLEPWAAYWELKARLDEASSQEVRAFFTRYPATYQEDRLRNDWLLLLGQRRDWTTLSDEHPHYRMRDDRELRCYFLTVELLEKGPQASASIADEVRKNWMGMKEADDGCTLAADRLYFTKQFTALDIWRKARLMVEHNRPRTARNAVQIVAPDAANVVPEAINNAEKFLAKHIAAPQKVRQELVVMAIIKVATSDADKADKLMRNKWQPYLTTEERHWVWGVIGRQSAMRLDDDALTHFARVAHDKDLNDDMLSWKVRAALRAGNTPKWPVVENAINAMSAEARKDPTWIYWYARALLARKKVTSQIQQEANAMLESIAGVRGFYEQLALEELGRKVTAPARPPAPTAEEMDAARRNPSLQRALYAIGIGLRSEGVREWNYATNLVDAQGKAGMMSDRELLAAAQVACDNQVWDRCINTSERTRAVVDFEQRFPMPHKDAVIARAKTINLDPAYVYGLIRQESRFVTDARSHVGASGLMQVMPATAKWTARKIGLTGFTPDQISDRDTNIAIGTGYLKLVLDSFEGSMPLAAGAYNAGPSRSRRWRAPNDGTGPVLEGAIWAENVPFNETRDYVKKVLSNTTNYAALITGQPQSLKAKLGLVGPRDATAPAENLELP; the protein is encoded by the coding sequence ATGGCCCAAGCCTTCAAGCGCGGCGACCGCAAGCGCCTGAGCGCCCTGCTGCCCCAAGCCAAAGGCCACCCGCTCGAGCCTTGGGCTGCGTATTGGGAACTCAAAGCACGCTTAGACGAAGCATCTTCACAAGAAGTGCGCGCCTTCTTTACCCGCTACCCCGCCACTTACCAAGAGGACCGCTTGCGCAACGACTGGCTGCTGCTCTTGGGCCAACGCCGCGACTGGACCACGCTCAGCGACGAGCATCCCCACTACCGCATGCGCGATGACCGCGAACTGCGCTGCTACTTCTTGACGGTGGAGCTGCTGGAAAAAGGCCCACAAGCCAGCGCATCCATTGCCGACGAGGTACGCAAAAACTGGATGGGCATGAAAGAGGCCGACGACGGCTGCACCTTGGCCGCTGACCGTCTGTACTTCACCAAGCAATTCACCGCGCTCGACATTTGGCGCAAAGCCCGATTGATGGTGGAGCACAACCGCCCACGCACCGCACGCAACGCCGTACAAATCGTCGCCCCCGATGCTGCCAACGTAGTGCCAGAAGCCATCAATAACGCTGAAAAGTTTTTGGCCAAGCACATTGCTGCGCCTCAGAAAGTGCGCCAAGAGTTGGTGGTCATGGCCATCATCAAAGTAGCCACCAGTGATGCCGACAAAGCCGACAAACTGATGCGCAACAAGTGGCAGCCTTACCTCACCACCGAAGAGCGCCATTGGGTTTGGGGCGTGATTGGCCGTCAATCCGCCATGCGCTTGGATGACGACGCGCTCACACACTTCGCCCGCGTGGCACACGACAAAGACCTCAACGACGACATGTTGAGCTGGAAAGTGCGTGCGGCTTTGCGCGCTGGCAACACGCCCAAATGGCCCGTGGTCGAAAACGCCATCAACGCCATGAGCGCTGAGGCACGCAAAGACCCCACCTGGATTTATTGGTACGCACGCGCTTTGCTGGCCCGCAAAAAAGTCACATCACAAATTCAGCAAGAAGCCAATGCGATGTTGGAAAGCATTGCAGGCGTACGCGGTTTTTACGAGCAACTCGCCCTCGAAGAACTGGGCCGCAAAGTGACCGCCCCCGCGCGCCCACCAGCACCTACCGCCGAAGAAATGGATGCGGCCCGCCGCAACCCATCGCTGCAACGCGCGCTCTACGCCATCGGCATAGGCTTGCGCTCTGAAGGTGTACGCGAATGGAACTACGCCACCAATCTGGTGGATGCCCAAGGCAAAGCCGGCATGATGAGCGACCGCGAGTTGTTGGCCGCGGCCCAAGTCGCCTGCGACAACCAAGTGTGGGACCGATGCATCAACACCAGCGAGCGCACACGTGCCGTCGTCGACTTTGAGCAACGCTTTCCTATGCCGCACAAAGACGCAGTCATTGCCCGCGCCAAAACCATCAACCTCGACCCCGCCTATGTGTACGGTTTGATTCGCCAAGAAAGCCGCTTCGTCACCGACGCACGTTCACACGTGGGTGCCTCGGGCCTCATGCAAGTCATGCCCGCCACCGCCAAGTGGACGGCTCGCAAAATCGGCTTGACTGGCTTCACACCCGACCAAATCAGCGACCGCGACACCAACATCGCCATCGGCACCGGCTACTTGAAACTGGTGCTCGACAGCTTTGAAGGCTCCATGCCCTTGGCTGCTGGCGCGTACAACGCAGGCCCAAGCCGCTCACGCCGCTGGCGTGCGCCCAACGATGGCACCGGCCCCGTATTGGAAGGTGCCATTTGGGCTGAGAACGTGCCCTTCAACGAAACGCGCGACTATGTGAAAAAAGTGCTGTCCAACACCACCAACTACGCCGCGCTCATCACTGGCCAGCCGCAGTCGCTCAAAGCCAAACTTGGGTTGGTCGGGCCACGTGATGCCACAGCCCCCGCAGAAAACTTAGAGCTGCCTTGA
- a CDS encoding 5-formyltetrahydrofolate cyclo-ligase: MDKKTLRQQLIEERLNMPDRLERADMLQRVMRIWLFNRPDTVIGAYWPIKGEFDPLPALHRWKEDGELSDQPQRRRIGLPVIDKAHKTLTFHAWYPGCPMEEDAYGIPKPKDTEVIVPTLLFVPCVGYGPGGFRLGYGGGFYDRTLATLQPKPFTAGLGFTNGFLPDLMPEAHDMPLDALLNDNGVVWPMG; this comes from the coding sequence GTGGACAAAAAAACCTTGCGCCAGCAGCTCATTGAAGAGCGTTTGAACATGCCCGATAGGCTGGAACGGGCCGACATGTTGCAGCGCGTGATGCGCATTTGGTTGTTCAACCGACCCGACACGGTGATTGGTGCTTATTGGCCCATCAAGGGCGAGTTTGACCCCCTGCCTGCCTTGCACCGCTGGAAAGAAGACGGCGAGCTGTCAGACCAGCCCCAGCGCAGGCGCATTGGTTTGCCTGTGATCGACAAGGCGCACAAAACACTCACCTTCCACGCGTGGTACCCCGGCTGCCCGATGGAAGAAGATGCCTACGGCATTCCCAAACCCAAAGACACCGAAGTGATCGTGCCCACCTTGTTGTTTGTGCCTTGCGTGGGCTATGGGCCGGGTGGTTTCCGCCTAGGCTATGGCGGTGGTTTTTATGACCGCACCTTGGCCACTTTGCAACCTAAACCGTTCACGGCGGGCTTGGGCTTTACCAATGGGTTTTTGCCAGACCTGATGCCCGAAGCGCATGACATGCCGCTGGACGCGCTGCTCAATGACAACGGGGTGGTTTGGCCGATGGGCTAA
- a CDS encoding DUF6279 family lipoprotein yields the protein MSFILILQRIIRHASFGFALAALVGLNGCSTIKLVYNQSDDLIYWWLDSYADFQGEQKQFTRDTLTDLQRWHRHQQLPEYVALLKRMQAMAPNDITPAQVCAVTEDMKSSFVTLLRFVEPANAKLATQLKPEQLRNIRQRFDKTNKTWKEDWLDPNAEDRLRFRTKQATNRLEDFYGRLDKPQREVLHKWLVESIFDPKLSHAERERRQADTLQTLQRTMQEGSATAQAQALLRGLTERSLNSPNERYRTYNRELWNENCEGFAKLHNSTTPAQRQRMLEALRGYEADFKVLMAQK from the coding sequence ATGTCATTCATCCTTATCTTGCAGAGAATTATCCGCCATGCCTCTTTTGGTTTTGCACTGGCGGCACTCGTGGGTTTGAACGGTTGCAGCACCATCAAGCTGGTCTATAACCAAAGCGACGATCTGATTTATTGGTGGTTAGACAGCTATGCCGATTTTCAAGGCGAGCAAAAGCAATTCACCCGCGACACACTGACCGATTTGCAACGCTGGCATCGCCACCAACAGCTGCCCGAATACGTGGCCTTGCTCAAACGCATGCAAGCCATGGCGCCGAATGACATCACGCCCGCGCAAGTGTGTGCAGTGACCGAAGATATGAAAAGCAGCTTTGTCACCCTGCTGCGCTTTGTAGAGCCCGCCAACGCGAAGCTGGCCACGCAGCTCAAGCCCGAACAGCTGCGCAACATCCGCCAACGCTTTGACAAGACCAACAAAACTTGGAAAGAGGATTGGCTTGACCCGAACGCCGAAGACCGCTTGCGTTTTCGCACCAAGCAAGCCACCAACCGCCTGGAAGATTTTTATGGCCGCTTAGACAAGCCGCAGCGCGAAGTGCTGCACAAGTGGTTGGTTGAATCCATCTTTGACCCCAAGCTCAGCCACGCCGAGCGTGAACGCCGTCAAGCCGACACGCTGCAAACCTTGCAACGCACGATGCAAGAGGGCAGCGCCACTGCGCAAGCACAAGCTTTGTTACGCGGCTTGACTGAGCGCAGCTTGAACTCCCCCAACGAGCGCTACCGCACCTACAACCGCGAACTGTGGAACGAGAACTGCGAAGGCTTTGCCAAGCTGCACAACAGCACCACGCCAGCTCAACGCCAGCGCATGCTGGAAGCACTGCGTGGCTACGAAGCTGATTTCAAAGTTTTGATGGCGCAAAAGTAA
- the glmU gene encoding bifunctional UDP-N-acetylglucosamine diphosphorylase/glucosamine-1-phosphate N-acetyltransferase GlmU, which yields MKALDVVIMAAGKGTRMKSSMPKVLHRLAGKALVQHVIDTARTLKARHTIVITGHGAEQVEPALLAANAADNLQFARQMPQLGTGHAVQQAVPLLADDGVVVVLSGDVPLTQADTLQALLDLCDGKQLALLTIDFADPTGYGRIVRSPSGQVHAIVEHKDANDEQRAINEVYSGIMAVPAKLLKPWLARLDNNNAQQEFYLTDVVKFAEADGVSVVAHKISDAAQVAGVNSPTQLAELERAFQLRQAHAFMADGVRIIDPARFDVRGHLSCAQDVEIDVNCIFQGCVSLGQGVKIGANCVIANCTIEAGAVIHPFTHIDGEKLGVTVGEGALIGPFARLRPGAQLAAEVHIGNFVEVKNSTMAKGSKANHLAYLGDATVGERVNYGAGSITANYDGANKHRTVIEADVHVGSNCVLVAPVTIGAGGTVGGGSTITKSTEAGALSVARGKQISIANYKRPEKKPKA from the coding sequence ATGAAGGCTTTGGATGTGGTGATCATGGCTGCCGGCAAAGGCACCCGAATGAAGAGCAGTATGCCTAAGGTTTTGCACCGTTTGGCGGGCAAGGCTTTGGTGCAGCACGTGATTGACACCGCACGCACGCTGAAGGCGCGCCACACCATCGTCATCACTGGTCATGGCGCAGAGCAAGTCGAACCCGCTTTGTTGGCCGCCAACGCCGCAGACAACTTGCAATTCGCCCGCCAAATGCCACAACTCGGCACTGGCCATGCTGTGCAGCAAGCCGTGCCTTTGTTGGCCGATGACGGCGTGGTGGTGGTGCTGTCGGGCGATGTGCCTTTGACGCAAGCGGACACACTGCAAGCCTTGCTCGACTTGTGCGACGGCAAACAACTGGCACTCCTCACCATCGACTTTGCAGACCCCACAGGCTACGGCCGAATCGTGCGCAGCCCCAGCGGCCAAGTGCATGCCATCGTGGAGCACAAAGATGCCAACGACGAACAACGCGCGATCAACGAGGTGTACAGCGGCATCATGGCCGTGCCCGCCAAGTTGCTCAAGCCATGGCTGGCGCGCTTGGACAACAACAACGCGCAACAAGAGTTTTATCTGACCGATGTGGTCAAGTTCGCCGAGGCCGATGGTGTGTCCGTGGTGGCTCACAAAATTAGCGATGCCGCGCAAGTGGCGGGCGTCAACAGCCCCACACAACTGGCCGAGCTAGAGCGCGCGTTTCAACTGCGTCAAGCCCATGCCTTCATGGCCGACGGCGTGCGCATCATCGACCCCGCACGCTTTGATGTGCGCGGCCATTTGAGCTGCGCGCAAGACGTTGAGATTGATGTGAACTGCATCTTCCAAGGCTGCGTGTCGTTAGGCCAAGGCGTGAAGATTGGCGCGAACTGCGTCATTGCCAACTGCACCATCGAAGCGGGCGCAGTGATTCACCCCTTCACCCACATCGACGGCGAAAAACTGGGCGTGACGGTGGGCGAGGGCGCATTGATTGGCCCATTCGCCCGCTTGCGCCCTGGCGCACAACTGGCAGCCGAGGTGCACATTGGCAACTTTGTGGAAGTCAAAAACTCAACGATGGCCAAAGGATCAAAGGCCAACCACTTGGCCTACTTGGGCGACGCCACGGTGGGCGAGCGCGTCAACTACGGCGCAGGCAGCATCACCGCCAACTACGACGGGGCTAACAAGCACCGCACCGTCATCGAAGCCGATGTGCATGTGGGCAGTAACTGCGTGTTGGTGGCGCCCGTCACCATTGGCGCCGGCGGCACAGTGGGCGGTGGCTCGACGATTACCAAGAGTACCGAAGCAGGTGCGCTGAGTGTGGCGCGGGGTAAGCAAATCAGCATTGCCAACTACAAGCGACCTGAGAAAAAGCCGAAGGCTTAA
- a CDS encoding Lrp/AsnC family transcriptional regulator yields the protein MKQEFLNETDLKLLDALQHDATLSNVSLAERFKISPPTCLRRVKRLTDEGWIERQIAVLSSDKLGEALGHGLTALVEVTLDAQGAEHLDAFEQRAVADDAVQQCWRVSPGPDFVLVVQAADMPDYLAITQRLLTQDANVRNVKAFFATKRAKFTSTWPVLRNE from the coding sequence ATGAAACAAGAATTTCTAAACGAGACCGATCTCAAGCTGCTCGACGCCCTGCAGCACGACGCCACACTCAGCAACGTGTCCTTGGCTGAGCGCTTCAAAATTTCGCCGCCCACCTGCCTGCGCCGCGTCAAGCGGCTGACAGATGAGGGCTGGATAGAGCGACAAATCGCGGTGCTGAGCTCCGACAAGTTGGGCGAAGCACTAGGGCACGGCCTGACCGCTTTGGTGGAGGTAACGCTAGACGCGCAAGGCGCAGAGCACCTAGACGCCTTCGAGCAACGCGCCGTGGCCGACGACGCCGTGCAGCAATGTTGGCGCGTGTCGCCCGGGCCTGACTTTGTGTTGGTGGTGCAAGCGGCAGACATGCCCGACTATCTGGCCATCACGCAACGACTGCTCACGCAAGATGCGAATGTGCGAAATGTGAAAGCGTTTTTTGCGACCAAGCGGGCGAAGTTCACCAGCACTTGGCCGGTGCTGCGCAACGAATAA